From Rhodamnia argentea isolate NSW1041297 chromosome 10, ASM2092103v1, whole genome shotgun sequence, a single genomic window includes:
- the LOC115745775 gene encoding mitogen-activated protein kinase-binding protein 1 isoform X3, whose product MKAIRKSRKPDSSPKLLLRQIVGLTARNANGLAGIASARSCVYVAGCVVVVYDVVSGTQSHLLVSHRTPRPLSCVAVSHDGRFIAAGESGSQPSVLLWDYANMSLVSEMKGHFHGVACIAFSPDGKHLVSVGGYIYFWDWQSGRLATKVKASSSCSAIASVTFSSDTKYILTAGNKHLKLWSVALSSRTRFNGEAETQVLQGKPLNLGLQRGQSFVSVTSPIWTNQQPANDRFLIYALTEAGVLCLIRSGSLRNSVDLKVKRAFALSASDRLIACGCSNGLVQLVSMETLVYAGTLSYSMSQKYHVEMKNYDTEPSQKDCKVTEALPDAVACQFSTSEKLVVVYGDHSIYIWDFDDTNKASRCCVIVSHSACIWDIKNLRCENEHDPTLACVARGCSGGVSFATCSADGTIRLWDFLLEPNLPKDAARRNSLVSHLASAGIFVRDTIEPGISAHGFRSMTVSSDGQYLAAGDCDGNIHIYNLYSFEYTCLKGAHDAEVLSLCFSSLGKKSSISTGVKDNNYFLASGGRDRVIHLYDVKRNFDHLERIDDHSAAVTSVKLISDSGKLLSCSADRLLVFRDIVVADGSYKISYGHRQMASNGTVYDMALDRSEEVAVTVGQDRKINTFDIASGKLIRSFKQDRDGGDPIKVFMDPSCNYLVCSYSDKSLRMYDFNSGEMVIQAAGHGEVVTGIIFLPDCEHIISVGGDGCIFVWQVPSAFSCKMLQGIKANSDPLSPRSLVPPTAFRHIIYCDKEGNQLNTDSEEMWLCTSKQVGGIGDLRDSPKGNSTFSFSISRLPKWARAKVLSSGSPKIAPSQEPGLAFQDIQTPKKSDIGESWSCITNKSGGAHSSDSPSSTLSQKRNRMDRHWHTIYTVCMDFQNSPEAWKQKDETIPVLAFFQDIGKQPTSSKLLAGSCVPFCEEDSLQALYDESEQSYDMKIENEALEAASSYTSQSESEHRESCNREAADHASEQPFSDRTEKELQEKGNNFNCCEEYEDNTLFDQHFASLSATSKIEERQPSARRRYSAQYVVQRRYLGEWKSFDSLCEELDHKQPFNVVEEANLDSNDMSKSTCKMMKELTIGEPCVQAMKSARNIIISSSCLPGEPTIVESAEERKQKKSPHDEKGVKGKISECSKALLNLESATDTVTHLITDLTSMASEEELLKGSGAGLYNQAAELLPTIAQKVDALARILRLGGNLSVVRN is encoded by the exons ATGAAAGCGATTCGCAAGTCCAGAAAGCCCGATTCGTCTCCCAAG CTGCTTCTGCGACAGATTGTCGGATTGACCGCGAGGAACGCGAATGGGCTTGCGGGGATCGCGTCTGCTAGGAGCTGCGTCTATGTGGCGGGTTGCGTGGTCGTGGTCTATGACGTGGTGTCCGGCACGCAGTCGCACCTCTTGGTCTCTCATCGAACGCCCAGACCTCTGAGCTGCGTCGCGGTTTCGCACGATGGCCGGTTCATTGCGGCTGGAGAG TCAGGGAGTCAACCTTCAGTGCTGTTGTGGGACTACGCAAATATGTCACTTGTATCTGAAATGAAAGGTCATTTTCATGGAGTTGCATGCATTGCTTTCTCTCCTGATG GGAAGCATCTCGTCTCAGTTGGAGGTTATATCTATTTCTGGGACTGGCAGAGTGGAAGATTGGCAACAAAGGTTAAAGCTAGTTCATCTTGTTCTGCCATTGCATCTGTTACCTTTTCCTCGGACACAAAGTATATCCTGACGGCTGGAAATAAGCATTTGAAGTTGTGGTCAGTTGCTTTGTCTTCCCGAACTCGCTTTAATGGTGAGGCAGAGACACAAGTGCTGCAGGGAAAGCCTCTTAATCTTGGTCTTCAGAGAGGACAGTCATTTGTATCAGTAACATCCCCCATTTGGACCAATCAGCAACCAGCCAACGATAGATTTCTTATCTATGCATTGACTGAAGCAG GTGTATTATGCCTTATTCGTTCTGGTTCCCTGAGAAATTCGGTGGATTTGAAG GTTAAAAGAGCTTTTGCGTTGTCTGCATCAGACAGGCTAATTGCCTGTGGATGCAGCAATGGATTAGTACAACTGGTTTCCATGGAGACCCTAGTATATGCTGGGACATTATCATACTCAATGTCCCAAAAATACCATGTTGAGATGAAGAATTACGATACTGAACCCAGCCAAAAGGATTGTAAAGTCACAGAAGCACTTCCAGATGCAGTTGCTTGTCAGTTCTCAACGTCTGAAAAGCTTG TGGTTGTCTATGGAGATCACAGCATCTATATATGGGATTTTGATGACACCAATAAG GCTTCCAGGTGCTGTGTGATTGTTTCACATTCTGCATGTATATGGGATATCAAGAATCTTCGCTGTGAAAACGAGCATGATCCTACTCTTGCATGTGTTGCTAGAGGCTGCTCTGGTGGAGTTTCTTTTGCAACATGCTCAGCTGATGGTACTATTAGGTTATGGGATTTCCTGTTGGAACCTAATTTACCAAAAGATGCTGCAAGACGCAATTCTTTAGTTTCACATTTAG CAAGTGCTGGAATTTTTGTGCGTGATACCATCGAGCCGGGCATTAGTGCTCATGGATTTCGGTCAATGACGGTCAGTTCAGATGGGCAGTACCTGGCTGCTGGTGATTGTGATGGAAATATTCATATCTATAATTTATATAGTTTTGAATACACATGTCTTAAG GGCGCTCACGATGCGGAAGTCCTTTCTTTATGCTTTAGCTCATTAGGTAAGAAGAGTAGCATTTCCACAGGAGTCAAAGACAACAACTACTTTCTTGCTTCAGGGGGACGTGATCGGGTTATCCACCTTTATgatgtcaaaag GAATTTCGACCATCTTGAACGCATTGACGACCATTCAGCTGCTGTGACATCAGTCAAGCTCATTAGTGATAGTGGCAAGCTATTAAGCTGCAGTGCCGATAG GTTGCTGGTATTCCGCGATATTGTAGTAGCAGATGGAAGTTATAAGATTTCATATGGTCATCGCCAGATGGCATCTAATGGAACTGTTTATGATATGGCTCTAGATCGATCTGAGGAGGTTGCCGTCACTGTCGGACAG GATAGGAAGATAAATACATTTGATATAGCATCTGGGAAGCTTATAAGATCTTTCAAGCAAGATAGAGATGGTGGAGACCCTATCAAG GTTTTCATGGATCCAAGCTGCAATTACCTGGTTTGTTCGTATTCTGACAAGTCGTTACGCATGTATGATTTCAATAGTGGGGAGATGGTTATTCAAGCTGCAGGTCATGGGGAAGTAGTAACTGGCATCATTTTCCTACCTGACTGCGAGCACATAATATCT GTAGGTGGAGATGGGTGTATCTTTGTTTGGCAAGTACCCAGTGCCTTTTCCTGTAAGATGCTGCAGGGAATAAAAGCGAACTCTGACCCGCTAAGTCCAAGAAGCTTGGTCCCACCAACAGCTTTTCGTCATATTATATATTGTGACAAGGAAGGAAACCAGCTTAACACCGATTCTGAAGAGATGTGGCTCTGTACTTCCAAACAAGTTGGAGGCATAGGTGATCTTAGAGATAGTCCTAAAGGGAACTCAACTTTTAGTTTTAGCATTTCAAGACTACCAAAATGGGCGCGAGCGAAAGTATTGAGCTCTGGAAGTCCAAAGATTGCTCCATCTCAG GAGCCCGGTCTTGCATTCCAGGATAttcaaactccaaaaaaaagtGACATTGGGGAGAGTTGGTCCTGTATCACAAATAAATCAGGAGGGGCACATTCTAGTGACTCCCCAAGCTCGACATTGTCACAAAAGAGAAACAG AATGGACAGGCATTGGCACACTATTTATACTGTCTGCATGGACTTTCAAAATTCTCCTGAAGCATGGAAGCAGAAAGATGAAACGATTCCAGTTCTTGCTTTCT TCCAGGACATCGGAAAGCAACCAACAAGTAGTAAACTTCTAGCAGGATCCTGTGTACCGTTTTGTGAGGAGGATTCACTTCA GGCATTATATGATGAGTCAGAGCAGTCATAcgatatgaaaattgaaaatgaggCACTGGAAGCTGCGAGTAGTTACACCTCCCAGAGTGAGAGTGAACACCGTGAATCATGTAACAGGGAAGCTGCTGATCATGCTTCAGAGCAGCCATTTTCAGACAGAACAGAAAAGGAGTTGCAGGAGAAAGGCAACAATTTTAACTGCTGTGAGGAGTACGAAGACAATACGTTGTTTGACCAGCACTTCGCTAGCTTATCAGCAACTTCAAAG ATAGAGGAAAGGCAACCATCAGCAAGGAGAAGATATTCTGCCCAATATGTTGTGCAGCGGAGGTATCTTGGAGAGTGGAAGAGCTTTGATTCTCTCTGTGAAGAATTAGACCATAAACAGCCATTCAATGTTGTGGAAGAAGCTAACCTTGATAGCAATGACATGTCGAAGTCAACTTGCAAGATGATGAAAGAACTGACTATTGGAGAACCTTGTG TGCAGGCGATGAAGAGCGCAAGGAATATAATAATTTCATCTTCTTGCTTGCCTGGTGAACCAACAATAGTTGAGTCCGCAGAGGAAAGAAAGCAGAAGAAATCTCCTCATGACGAAAAAGGGGTGAAGGGAAAAATCAGTGAATGCAGCAAGGCATTACTCAATTTGGAGAGTGCTACGGACACTGTAACGCACTTAATTACTGATTTGACTTCCATGGCTTCTGAAGAAGAGCTTCTGAAGGGTTCTGGAGCAGGGTTATACAACCAGGCTGCAGAACTGCTTCCAACAATTGCACAAAAGGTCGACGCTCTTGCCAGAATATTGCGCTTGGGCGGCAACCTTTCAGTTGTCAGAAATTGA
- the LOC115745775 gene encoding mitogen-activated protein kinase-binding protein 1 isoform X5, translating to MKAIRKSRKPDSSPKLLLRQIVGLTARNANGLAGIASARSCVYVAGCVVVVYDVVSGTQSHLLVSHRTPRPLSCVAVSHDGRFIAAGESGSQPSVLLWDYANMSLVSEMKGHFHGVACIAFSPDGKHLVSVGGYIYFWDWQSGRLATKVKASSSCSAIASVTFSSDTKYILTAGNKHLKLWSVALSSRTRFNGEAETQVLQGKPLNLGLQRGQSFVSVTSPIWTNQQPANDRFLIYALTEAGVLCLIRSGSLRNSVDLKVKRAFALSASDRLIACGCSNGLVQLVSMETLVYAGTLSYSMSQKYHVEMKNYDTEPSQKDCKVTEALPDAVACQFSTSEKLVVVYGDHSIYIWDFDDTNKASRCCVIVSHSACIWDIKNLRCENEHDPTLACVARGCSGGVSFATCSADGTIRLWDFLLEPNLPKDAARRNSLVSHLASAGIFVRDTIEPGISAHGFRSMTVSSDGQYLAAGDCDGNIHIYNLYSFEYTCLKGAHDAEVLSLCFSSLGKKSSISTGVKDNNYFLASGGRDRVIHLYDVKRFMPTLVLVNLAFVISLFVNLLLFRNFDHLERIDDHSAAVTSVKLISDSGKLLSCSADRLLVFRDIVVADGSYKISYGHRQMASNGTVYDMALDRSEEVAVTVGQDRKINTFDIASGKLIRSFKQDRDGGDPIKVFMDPSCNYLVCSYSDKSLRMYDFNSGEMVIQAAGHGEVVTGIIFLPDCEHIISVGGDGCIFVWQVPSAFSCKMLQGIKANSDPLSPRSLVPPTAFRHIIYCDKEGNQLNTDSEEMWLCTSKQVGGIGDLRDSPKGNSTFSFSISRLPKWARAKVLSSGSPKIAPSQEPGLAFQDIQTPKKSDIGESWSCITNKSGGAHSSDSPSSTLSQKRNRMDRHWHTIYTVCMDFQNSPEAWKQKDETIPVLAFFQDIGKQPTSSKLLAGSCVPFCEEDSLQALYDESEQSYDMKIENEALEAASSYTSQSESEHRESCNREAADHASEQPFSDRTEKELQEKGNNFNCCEEYEDNTLFDQHFASLSATSKVTTTFSTHFLDRGKATISKEKIFCPICCAAEVSWRVEEL from the exons ATGAAAGCGATTCGCAAGTCCAGAAAGCCCGATTCGTCTCCCAAG CTGCTTCTGCGACAGATTGTCGGATTGACCGCGAGGAACGCGAATGGGCTTGCGGGGATCGCGTCTGCTAGGAGCTGCGTCTATGTGGCGGGTTGCGTGGTCGTGGTCTATGACGTGGTGTCCGGCACGCAGTCGCACCTCTTGGTCTCTCATCGAACGCCCAGACCTCTGAGCTGCGTCGCGGTTTCGCACGATGGCCGGTTCATTGCGGCTGGAGAG TCAGGGAGTCAACCTTCAGTGCTGTTGTGGGACTACGCAAATATGTCACTTGTATCTGAAATGAAAGGTCATTTTCATGGAGTTGCATGCATTGCTTTCTCTCCTGATG GGAAGCATCTCGTCTCAGTTGGAGGTTATATCTATTTCTGGGACTGGCAGAGTGGAAGATTGGCAACAAAGGTTAAAGCTAGTTCATCTTGTTCTGCCATTGCATCTGTTACCTTTTCCTCGGACACAAAGTATATCCTGACGGCTGGAAATAAGCATTTGAAGTTGTGGTCAGTTGCTTTGTCTTCCCGAACTCGCTTTAATGGTGAGGCAGAGACACAAGTGCTGCAGGGAAAGCCTCTTAATCTTGGTCTTCAGAGAGGACAGTCATTTGTATCAGTAACATCCCCCATTTGGACCAATCAGCAACCAGCCAACGATAGATTTCTTATCTATGCATTGACTGAAGCAG GTGTATTATGCCTTATTCGTTCTGGTTCCCTGAGAAATTCGGTGGATTTGAAG GTTAAAAGAGCTTTTGCGTTGTCTGCATCAGACAGGCTAATTGCCTGTGGATGCAGCAATGGATTAGTACAACTGGTTTCCATGGAGACCCTAGTATATGCTGGGACATTATCATACTCAATGTCCCAAAAATACCATGTTGAGATGAAGAATTACGATACTGAACCCAGCCAAAAGGATTGTAAAGTCACAGAAGCACTTCCAGATGCAGTTGCTTGTCAGTTCTCAACGTCTGAAAAGCTTG TGGTTGTCTATGGAGATCACAGCATCTATATATGGGATTTTGATGACACCAATAAG GCTTCCAGGTGCTGTGTGATTGTTTCACATTCTGCATGTATATGGGATATCAAGAATCTTCGCTGTGAAAACGAGCATGATCCTACTCTTGCATGTGTTGCTAGAGGCTGCTCTGGTGGAGTTTCTTTTGCAACATGCTCAGCTGATGGTACTATTAGGTTATGGGATTTCCTGTTGGAACCTAATTTACCAAAAGATGCTGCAAGACGCAATTCTTTAGTTTCACATTTAG CAAGTGCTGGAATTTTTGTGCGTGATACCATCGAGCCGGGCATTAGTGCTCATGGATTTCGGTCAATGACGGTCAGTTCAGATGGGCAGTACCTGGCTGCTGGTGATTGTGATGGAAATATTCATATCTATAATTTATATAGTTTTGAATACACATGTCTTAAG GGCGCTCACGATGCGGAAGTCCTTTCTTTATGCTTTAGCTCATTAGGTAAGAAGAGTAGCATTTCCACAGGAGTCAAAGACAACAACTACTTTCTTGCTTCAGGGGGACGTGATCGGGTTATCCACCTTTATgatgtcaaaaggtttatgccAACTTTGGTGCTTGTTAACTTGGCTTTTGTAATATCATTGTTTGTGAACCTTCTTTTATTCAGGAATTTCGACCATCTTGAACGCATTGACGACCATTCAGCTGCTGTGACATCAGTCAAGCTCATTAGTGATAGTGGCAAGCTATTAAGCTGCAGTGCCGATAG GTTGCTGGTATTCCGCGATATTGTAGTAGCAGATGGAAGTTATAAGATTTCATATGGTCATCGCCAGATGGCATCTAATGGAACTGTTTATGATATGGCTCTAGATCGATCTGAGGAGGTTGCCGTCACTGTCGGACAG GATAGGAAGATAAATACATTTGATATAGCATCTGGGAAGCTTATAAGATCTTTCAAGCAAGATAGAGATGGTGGAGACCCTATCAAG GTTTTCATGGATCCAAGCTGCAATTACCTGGTTTGTTCGTATTCTGACAAGTCGTTACGCATGTATGATTTCAATAGTGGGGAGATGGTTATTCAAGCTGCAGGTCATGGGGAAGTAGTAACTGGCATCATTTTCCTACCTGACTGCGAGCACATAATATCT GTAGGTGGAGATGGGTGTATCTTTGTTTGGCAAGTACCCAGTGCCTTTTCCTGTAAGATGCTGCAGGGAATAAAAGCGAACTCTGACCCGCTAAGTCCAAGAAGCTTGGTCCCACCAACAGCTTTTCGTCATATTATATATTGTGACAAGGAAGGAAACCAGCTTAACACCGATTCTGAAGAGATGTGGCTCTGTACTTCCAAACAAGTTGGAGGCATAGGTGATCTTAGAGATAGTCCTAAAGGGAACTCAACTTTTAGTTTTAGCATTTCAAGACTACCAAAATGGGCGCGAGCGAAAGTATTGAGCTCTGGAAGTCCAAAGATTGCTCCATCTCAG GAGCCCGGTCTTGCATTCCAGGATAttcaaactccaaaaaaaagtGACATTGGGGAGAGTTGGTCCTGTATCACAAATAAATCAGGAGGGGCACATTCTAGTGACTCCCCAAGCTCGACATTGTCACAAAAGAGAAACAG AATGGACAGGCATTGGCACACTATTTATACTGTCTGCATGGACTTTCAAAATTCTCCTGAAGCATGGAAGCAGAAAGATGAAACGATTCCAGTTCTTGCTTTCT TCCAGGACATCGGAAAGCAACCAACAAGTAGTAAACTTCTAGCAGGATCCTGTGTACCGTTTTGTGAGGAGGATTCACTTCA GGCATTATATGATGAGTCAGAGCAGTCATAcgatatgaaaattgaaaatgaggCACTGGAAGCTGCGAGTAGTTACACCTCCCAGAGTGAGAGTGAACACCGTGAATCATGTAACAGGGAAGCTGCTGATCATGCTTCAGAGCAGCCATTTTCAGACAGAACAGAAAAGGAGTTGCAGGAGAAAGGCAACAATTTTAACTGCTGTGAGGAGTACGAAGACAATACGTTGTTTGACCAGCACTTCGCTAGCTTATCAGCAACTTCAAAGGTTACCACTACATTCTCTACTCATTTTTTGG ATAGAGGAAAGGCAACCATCAGCAAGGAGAAGATATTCTGCCCAATATGTTGTGCAGCGGAGGTATCTTGGAGAGTGGAAGAGCTTTGA
- the LOC115745775 gene encoding mitogen-activated protein kinase-binding protein 1 isoform X1, which yields MKAIRKSRKPDSSPKLLLRQIVGLTARNANGLAGIASARSCVYVAGCVVVVYDVVSGTQSHLLVSHRTPRPLSCVAVSHDGRFIAAGESGSQPSVLLWDYANMSLVSEMKGHFHGVACIAFSPDGKHLVSVGGYIYFWDWQSGRLATKVKASSSCSAIASVTFSSDTKYILTAGNKHLKLWSVALSSRTRFNGEAETQVLQGKPLNLGLQRGQSFVSVTSPIWTNQQPANDRFLIYALTEAGVLCLIRSGSLRNSVDLKVKRAFALSASDRLIACGCSNGLVQLVSMETLVYAGTLSYSMSQKYHVEMKNYDTEPSQKDCKVTEALPDAVACQFSTSEKLVVVYGDHSIYIWDFDDTNKASRCCVIVSHSACIWDIKNLRCENEHDPTLACVARGCSGGVSFATCSADGTIRLWDFLLEPNLPKDAARRNSLVSHLASAGIFVRDTIEPGISAHGFRSMTVSSDGQYLAAGDCDGNIHIYNLYSFEYTCLKGAHDAEVLSLCFSSLGKKSSISTGVKDNNYFLASGGRDRVIHLYDVKRFMPTLVLVNLAFVISLFVNLLLFRNFDHLERIDDHSAAVTSVKLISDSGKLLSCSADRLLVFRDIVVADGSYKISYGHRQMASNGTVYDMALDRSEEVAVTVGQDRKINTFDIASGKLIRSFKQDRDGGDPIKVFMDPSCNYLVCSYSDKSLRMYDFNSGEMVIQAAGHGEVVTGIIFLPDCEHIISVGGDGCIFVWQVPSAFSCKMLQGIKANSDPLSPRSLVPPTAFRHIIYCDKEGNQLNTDSEEMWLCTSKQVGGIGDLRDSPKGNSTFSFSISRLPKWARAKVLSSGSPKIAPSQEPGLAFQDIQTPKKSDIGESWSCITNKSGGAHSSDSPSSTLSQKRNRMDRHWHTIYTVCMDFQNSPEAWKQKDETIPVLAFFQDIGKQPTSSKLLAGSCVPFCEEDSLQALYDESEQSYDMKIENEALEAASSYTSQSESEHRESCNREAADHASEQPFSDRTEKELQEKGNNFNCCEEYEDNTLFDQHFASLSATSKIEERQPSARRRYSAQYVVQRRYLGEWKSFDSLCEELDHKQPFNVVEEANLDSNDMSKSTCKMMKELTIGEPCVQAMKSARNIIISSSCLPGEPTIVESAEERKQKKSPHDEKGVKGKISECSKALLNLESATDTVTHLITDLTSMASEEELLKGSGAGLYNQAAELLPTIAQKVDALARILRLGGNLSVVRN from the exons ATGAAAGCGATTCGCAAGTCCAGAAAGCCCGATTCGTCTCCCAAG CTGCTTCTGCGACAGATTGTCGGATTGACCGCGAGGAACGCGAATGGGCTTGCGGGGATCGCGTCTGCTAGGAGCTGCGTCTATGTGGCGGGTTGCGTGGTCGTGGTCTATGACGTGGTGTCCGGCACGCAGTCGCACCTCTTGGTCTCTCATCGAACGCCCAGACCTCTGAGCTGCGTCGCGGTTTCGCACGATGGCCGGTTCATTGCGGCTGGAGAG TCAGGGAGTCAACCTTCAGTGCTGTTGTGGGACTACGCAAATATGTCACTTGTATCTGAAATGAAAGGTCATTTTCATGGAGTTGCATGCATTGCTTTCTCTCCTGATG GGAAGCATCTCGTCTCAGTTGGAGGTTATATCTATTTCTGGGACTGGCAGAGTGGAAGATTGGCAACAAAGGTTAAAGCTAGTTCATCTTGTTCTGCCATTGCATCTGTTACCTTTTCCTCGGACACAAAGTATATCCTGACGGCTGGAAATAAGCATTTGAAGTTGTGGTCAGTTGCTTTGTCTTCCCGAACTCGCTTTAATGGTGAGGCAGAGACACAAGTGCTGCAGGGAAAGCCTCTTAATCTTGGTCTTCAGAGAGGACAGTCATTTGTATCAGTAACATCCCCCATTTGGACCAATCAGCAACCAGCCAACGATAGATTTCTTATCTATGCATTGACTGAAGCAG GTGTATTATGCCTTATTCGTTCTGGTTCCCTGAGAAATTCGGTGGATTTGAAG GTTAAAAGAGCTTTTGCGTTGTCTGCATCAGACAGGCTAATTGCCTGTGGATGCAGCAATGGATTAGTACAACTGGTTTCCATGGAGACCCTAGTATATGCTGGGACATTATCATACTCAATGTCCCAAAAATACCATGTTGAGATGAAGAATTACGATACTGAACCCAGCCAAAAGGATTGTAAAGTCACAGAAGCACTTCCAGATGCAGTTGCTTGTCAGTTCTCAACGTCTGAAAAGCTTG TGGTTGTCTATGGAGATCACAGCATCTATATATGGGATTTTGATGACACCAATAAG GCTTCCAGGTGCTGTGTGATTGTTTCACATTCTGCATGTATATGGGATATCAAGAATCTTCGCTGTGAAAACGAGCATGATCCTACTCTTGCATGTGTTGCTAGAGGCTGCTCTGGTGGAGTTTCTTTTGCAACATGCTCAGCTGATGGTACTATTAGGTTATGGGATTTCCTGTTGGAACCTAATTTACCAAAAGATGCTGCAAGACGCAATTCTTTAGTTTCACATTTAG CAAGTGCTGGAATTTTTGTGCGTGATACCATCGAGCCGGGCATTAGTGCTCATGGATTTCGGTCAATGACGGTCAGTTCAGATGGGCAGTACCTGGCTGCTGGTGATTGTGATGGAAATATTCATATCTATAATTTATATAGTTTTGAATACACATGTCTTAAG GGCGCTCACGATGCGGAAGTCCTTTCTTTATGCTTTAGCTCATTAGGTAAGAAGAGTAGCATTTCCACAGGAGTCAAAGACAACAACTACTTTCTTGCTTCAGGGGGACGTGATCGGGTTATCCACCTTTATgatgtcaaaaggtttatgccAACTTTGGTGCTTGTTAACTTGGCTTTTGTAATATCATTGTTTGTGAACCTTCTTTTATTCAGGAATTTCGACCATCTTGAACGCATTGACGACCATTCAGCTGCTGTGACATCAGTCAAGCTCATTAGTGATAGTGGCAAGCTATTAAGCTGCAGTGCCGATAG GTTGCTGGTATTCCGCGATATTGTAGTAGCAGATGGAAGTTATAAGATTTCATATGGTCATCGCCAGATGGCATCTAATGGAACTGTTTATGATATGGCTCTAGATCGATCTGAGGAGGTTGCCGTCACTGTCGGACAG GATAGGAAGATAAATACATTTGATATAGCATCTGGGAAGCTTATAAGATCTTTCAAGCAAGATAGAGATGGTGGAGACCCTATCAAG GTTTTCATGGATCCAAGCTGCAATTACCTGGTTTGTTCGTATTCTGACAAGTCGTTACGCATGTATGATTTCAATAGTGGGGAGATGGTTATTCAAGCTGCAGGTCATGGGGAAGTAGTAACTGGCATCATTTTCCTACCTGACTGCGAGCACATAATATCT GTAGGTGGAGATGGGTGTATCTTTGTTTGGCAAGTACCCAGTGCCTTTTCCTGTAAGATGCTGCAGGGAATAAAAGCGAACTCTGACCCGCTAAGTCCAAGAAGCTTGGTCCCACCAACAGCTTTTCGTCATATTATATATTGTGACAAGGAAGGAAACCAGCTTAACACCGATTCTGAAGAGATGTGGCTCTGTACTTCCAAACAAGTTGGAGGCATAGGTGATCTTAGAGATAGTCCTAAAGGGAACTCAACTTTTAGTTTTAGCATTTCAAGACTACCAAAATGGGCGCGAGCGAAAGTATTGAGCTCTGGAAGTCCAAAGATTGCTCCATCTCAG GAGCCCGGTCTTGCATTCCAGGATAttcaaactccaaaaaaaagtGACATTGGGGAGAGTTGGTCCTGTATCACAAATAAATCAGGAGGGGCACATTCTAGTGACTCCCCAAGCTCGACATTGTCACAAAAGAGAAACAG AATGGACAGGCATTGGCACACTATTTATACTGTCTGCATGGACTTTCAAAATTCTCCTGAAGCATGGAAGCAGAAAGATGAAACGATTCCAGTTCTTGCTTTCT TCCAGGACATCGGAAAGCAACCAACAAGTAGTAAACTTCTAGCAGGATCCTGTGTACCGTTTTGTGAGGAGGATTCACTTCA GGCATTATATGATGAGTCAGAGCAGTCATAcgatatgaaaattgaaaatgaggCACTGGAAGCTGCGAGTAGTTACACCTCCCAGAGTGAGAGTGAACACCGTGAATCATGTAACAGGGAAGCTGCTGATCATGCTTCAGAGCAGCCATTTTCAGACAGAACAGAAAAGGAGTTGCAGGAGAAAGGCAACAATTTTAACTGCTGTGAGGAGTACGAAGACAATACGTTGTTTGACCAGCACTTCGCTAGCTTATCAGCAACTTCAAAG ATAGAGGAAAGGCAACCATCAGCAAGGAGAAGATATTCTGCCCAATATGTTGTGCAGCGGAGGTATCTTGGAGAGTGGAAGAGCTTTGATTCTCTCTGTGAAGAATTAGACCATAAACAGCCATTCAATGTTGTGGAAGAAGCTAACCTTGATAGCAATGACATGTCGAAGTCAACTTGCAAGATGATGAAAGAACTGACTATTGGAGAACCTTGTG TGCAGGCGATGAAGAGCGCAAGGAATATAATAATTTCATCTTCTTGCTTGCCTGGTGAACCAACAATAGTTGAGTCCGCAGAGGAAAGAAAGCAGAAGAAATCTCCTCATGACGAAAAAGGGGTGAAGGGAAAAATCAGTGAATGCAGCAAGGCATTACTCAATTTGGAGAGTGCTACGGACACTGTAACGCACTTAATTACTGATTTGACTTCCATGGCTTCTGAAGAAGAGCTTCTGAAGGGTTCTGGAGCAGGGTTATACAACCAGGCTGCAGAACTGCTTCCAACAATTGCACAAAAGGTCGACGCTCTTGCCAGAATATTGCGCTTGGGCGGCAACCTTTCAGTTGTCAGAAATTGA